A genomic segment from Mus caroli chromosome 17, CAROLI_EIJ_v1.1, whole genome shotgun sequence encodes:
- the LOC110284282 gene encoding vomeronasal type-1 receptor 4-like: MDFGNLAIGIVLSLQSALGILGNFSLLFYYLVLYNKEHTLKIIDIILIHVFTSNSLIIFSKGLPEVLAVFGWNELFDDVGCKLIMFVRRVSRSMSISMTCLLSVFQAITISTRNSCWKEFKEQTAKFMGLFISLCWILFMLVNMLFPVYTSTNRNSKNKTQKKDIEFCHSIGRDKMVDIMYTAFCVFPEVLFSLLIVCSSTTMIVILYGHKKRVQHILHTHASPRMSAENRATQTILILVFTFLAFYTLSSILQGYVALSHDPSWWVMNITTIISMCFPAIGPFVMSRDFTVSRICFTCIRNLKLP, encoded by the coding sequence ATGGATTTTGGGAACCTGGCAATTGGAATTGTACTCTCACTTCAAAGTGCACTTGGTATTCTGGGaaacttctctcttcttttctactATTTAGTCCTTTAtaacaaagaacacacattaaaGATCATAGATATAATACTTATACATGTATTCACATCAAACTCCTTGATTATTTTCTCCAAAGGACTTCCAGAGGTACTTGCAGTTTTTGGATGGAACGAATTATTCGATGATGTTGGGTGTAAACTAATTATGTTTGTTAGAAGAGTTTCCAGGAGTATGTCTATTAGCATGACCTGTCTCTTGAGTGTCTTTCAAGCAATCACCATAAGCACCAGGAACTCCTGCTGGAAGGAATTTAAAGAGCAAACAGCAAAGTTCATGGGcctgttcatttctctctgctggaTCCTATTCATGCTAGTAAATATGCTTTTCCCTGTATATACATCAACCAAcagaaatagcaaaaataaaacacaaaaaaaagaTATTGAATTCTGCCACTCTATAGGCCGTGACAAAATGGTAGATATAATGTATACAGCATTTTGTGTGTTTCCTGAAGTCCTGTTTTCTTTGCTCATTGTATGTTCCAGCACCACCATGATAGTCATACTTTATGGACACAAAAAGAGGGTTCAACACATCCTCCACACTCATGCTTCCCCTAGGATGTCTGCTGAAAACAGAGCCACACAGACCATTCTGATCCTGGTTTTTACCTTTCTAGCATTTTATACACTCTCTTCTATTTTACAAGGCTATGTTGCACTTTCACATGATCCCAGTTGGTGGGTAATGAATATCACAACCATCATTTCTATGTGTTTTCCTGCTATAGGCCCATTTGTGATGAGTCGTGATTTCACTGTTTCCAGAATCTGCTTCACCTgtataagaaatttaaaacttccaTAA